The nucleotide window TTCTATGTCTTCCACAACTACGTGACCCCTGAGACCGTCCCTTACAAGCCTGCAAGAGTCGTGCTGTGGGCTCTTTACACCATCGTGCAGGGTCTGTTCGGTACCGGTGTCTGGGTTTTGGCTCACGAGTGCGGTCACCAggctttctctccctccaagGTTCTCAATGACACTGTTGGTTGGATCTGCCACTCCGCTCTTCTGGTGCCCTACTTCTCCTGGAAGATCTCCCACGGAAAGCACCACAAGGCCACCGGCAACATTGCCCGCGACATGGTGTTCGTGCCCAAGACCCGGGAGCAGTATGCCTCTCGCGTCGGCAAGGCTCTGCACGAGCTCAATGAGTTGATGGAGGAAACCCCCATCGCCACTGCCttcaacctccttctccagcagctcTTCGGTTGGCCCATGTACCTGCTCACCAACGTCACTGGCCACAACAACCACGAACGTCAGCCTGAAGGTCGTGGAAAGGGCAAGCAGAACGGCTACTTCGGCGGTGTCAACCACTTCAACCCGTCTAGCCCTCTGTACGAGGCCAAGGATGCTAAGCTCATTGTCCTGAGTGACATCGGTCTCGCCATTGTCGGAAGCATTCTGTACTTGGTCGGCTCCAAGTTCGGCTGGATGAACCTTCTGGTTTGGTACGGTATCCCCTACCTCTGGGTGAACCACTGGCTGGGTAAGTAACTTCCTTCATAAACTGGCACAATTGCTGCGCCGAATACTGACTGGAAGATATAGTCGCCATCACCTACCTCCAGCACACCGaccccaccctcccccactACCAGCCTGATGTCTGGAACTTCGCCCGTGGTGCCGCTGCCACCATCGACCGTGACTTCGGCTTCGTCGGCCGTCACATCTTCCACGGTATCATCGAGACCCATGTTCTCCACCACTATGTCAGCACCATCCCTTTCTATAACGCCGATGAGGCCAGCGAGGCCATCAAGAAGGTCATGGGATCGCACTACCGGACCGAGGCCCACACTGGCTGGACCGGATTCTTCAAGGCTCTCTGGACTAGTGCCCGTGTGTGCCACTGGGTCGAGCCCACCGAGGGTGCCAAGGGTGAGAGCTCCGGAGTGCTCTTCTACCGTAACACGAACGGCATTGGAGTTCCTCCTGCCAAGCTTGAAAAATAGAGCATGTCTGTCGTACATAGAACGAGtgatatcttttttttctttcttttttggaattctttatttccctttttcgtcaatttttttttccgcAACACGTGGTGCTCTCGCAGGATCGACATGGACCACGGTATGACACTTCCTGTTGTTATGTCATAGACCAGCTGCGAGTTGTTTCGAGCTGAAGGCGTATACGGAACATGGGGTAAGGGTTTGAACGTGTAGAAGGGCCAACGTCATGTCTGATTTAATCGTCCACTATTATGAATGTAATCCGGAAGGGGGATCGTGTAATATGATCAACAAACAGCTTTCACGCTTTCAGTGCAGCTCGAATCGAGTAATTTTCTAGTTGTCCTTTGTCTTTGATGGGATCTCGATACGGACCTCTGTTACCATCGTTATGGACAATCTGACTTTGGATCTGGTATGTCTGACCAAGCATCCTTCATATCCGACGACTGAAGACCGAACGGTCGAACGAACAAGCGGAATGGGAGAAGCTCAGCAAGTCCCCAGCTGGCTGACAGCGTCCGGACGGACCCACCGcatcagaaaagaaagcgatAAACTATTGGAAGGCTGACACCTGGGCACTAGTGATCACATTGACCCAACCCAAAAAGTAAGCATAAAATTAAGGTGGGAATAGTGTGGGCGTGTGGGAAGGGCACTGAAGAGCTTAAACCTTGGATGAGTTAAGTTAAtgttagttggtggtgggcaaaggaaagaaaggaaacaaaacTGCGGGGGCGCCCGTTCCGCCAGACGCCGAAAACAGACGCTAGTCCCGGAACAGGTGAGACCCCTGGTCAGTATCCAGCAGGAAAGCCTCGGACGGTTttacaaaaagaaaaagtatattcaaaagaagaagtaggaagtggaagaatagCGAGTCAGAAATATATTGTTCGTGTCGTAAATCGTGATAGGGAATATCGCGCTATATGGTGTCAAAATCTTCTGTACAGCCCCTCAGCCCACCCTTCCAGATTTCAAACTCCGCCTCGTGTTGGATTTCGCCTTGTTCTGTGACTGGTCCGGCAGTCCAGGGGGCAAAAACAAGTTTCATGGTCCTTCGGACGCCTCGTGTAACTGCCTGTGTTGACACTGGTAAGGATTGCCCAGTTGTTGCATGATCATCACGGACAATATTCGGCACACTGAGATTTGTCTTCTCGTCTACTGCATCGGTCTCGTCCGGTGGTGCAGAGACTGCAGGGCTGTGTGCTCTAGTATGTTCTTCACTCTCCGTTGGTACCCGTGATTCCGATAGCTCATTAGCCTGTTCTCTTGCTGTAGGCAGCAATTCTTTTTCGCTGGAGACAAAGGTATCCTCTAGGATGGCCTCCCAATCCACGAAGCGGCTCTCCTTCTTCAGTGCAATGCGACATGCAATCTGGGTAGACCAAACCAAGCCCAGAGCTGGGGTCTTTTGTGCGGTTTGTTGAAAAGCTGGGTACAGGCTTGAAATAGTAGGTTGTAGCGTGTCACCCCACCCAGTGAAGAACCTCTGTTGGTGTAGAAGACTCAAAATCTCGTTTCGTACAGGGTTGCCAATCAGGTATGACCCGtcgaactgctgctgctgctgcggatcATCCTCCGTGGTGAACGGTGATGAGGGAAGACTAGAGGGTGATGGTTGGAGGACCGGATTATGTGGAGTCAATTCGACATTTCGGGACTCAAGAGGTCGACTTCTTGGTAATGGTGTAGCAGCTTCTGATTCGTGATGTGACGACAGCACTTGCTGTTGTGTGGAAGGAATAGGTGAGATGGCACCGCCATTCAAACGAGATAGTGTTGGATGCCTGCCAGCAGCTTCAATGCGATCAGAAACTTGGTTCGCTACTACAACTGCGACATTCTCGTCCACAGCCAAGTTCCTCAACATCTGGCCTAATCTGGCAAGCTCGCCAGAGCGTGTGGACAACCCCGACAGATTATGGGACGAATGTTCCGCCCGGTAGTTTGCAGTTATGGAGTCGATGATCACGAGTCCAACATTATATCGCTTGATTGCGACAGGGAGTTGGTAGTTGAGGATGTGATCTTGTGCCTCGAGATCCATGGCATTGATGGACAATATATTCTCCAGCGAGGGCTTGTGGGCTTGAGACAAGGTAGAGAGATATGGATGGAATTCAATGAGCTGCGAAAGCCGTGGTGTCGATAATGGAGCTTCTGTGGAGATGTATATGGCACACTTGCCCAGGCCACGAGGTGCAGGGAGTTGAGCGGCCAGAAGAAGGGTGAGAAGGAATTGCGTCTTTCCACTCCCACTGTGACCGATTAACCGTTAAGTCAGGACGTCTCGAATACGAATGGACTCACTCTGGGGAGCGAGTATACGCACCTCTCACCAGTTACCTCAGTCACATAACCCGTCGGTATGCCACCATCGAGCAGAGCGTCCAACGTGGGGTCGAGGGTACTGATCGCGCTCCACTGTGATAGGTCTAGCTTGGTTGTCGGGCCTGGAAAGACAGGAACGTCAACACTGAGGCTGGAGCTTGGCTCATCAGCATCGGGATCTCTGTTTTCCTTGAACCCGACATCATGATGGAGAGCTCTTATGATCTGAGCGGACAGGCGGCGGACATCGGCGGGAGGGACACGAGCAC belongs to Aspergillus luchuensis IFO 4308 DNA, chromosome 3, nearly complete sequence and includes:
- the FAH12 gene encoding oleate delta-12 desaturase odeA (COG:I;~EggNog:ENOG410PGFX;~InterPro:IPR005804;~PFAM:PF00487;~TransMembrane:4 (i92-111o123-144i289-307o313-337i);~go_process: GO:0006629 - lipid metabolic process [Evidence IEA]) gives rise to the protein MSSTALPKRVALHRNATDSSVPSSVTPSPLDSPRQSPSSTSLSSLASEAEASGKMLDTYGNEFKIPDYTIKQIRDAIPAHCYERKALTSLYYVFRDVFWLATIFYVFHNYVTPETVPYKPARVVLWALYTIVQGLFGTGVWVLAHECGHQAFSPSKVLNDTVGWICHSALLVPYFSWKISHGKHHKATGNIARDMVFVPKTREQYASRVGKALHELNELMEETPIATAFNLLLQQLFGWPMYLLTNVTGHNNHERQPEGRGKGKQNGYFGGVNHFNPSSPLYEAKDAKLIVLSDIGLAIVGSILYLVGSKFGWMNLLVWYGIPYLWVNHWLVAITYLQHTDPTLPHYQPDVWNFARGAAATIDRDFGFVGRHIFHGIIETHVLHHYVSTIPFYNADEASEAIKKVMGSHYRTEAHTGWTGFFKALWTSARVCHWVEPTEGAKGESSGVLFYRNTNGIGVPPAKLEK
- a CDS encoding putative DNA repair protein (Rad57) (COG:L;~EggNog:ENOG410PIMG;~InterPro:IPR027417,IPR003593,IPR020588,IPR013632;~PFAM:PF13481,PF08423,PF06745;~go_function: GO:0003677 - DNA binding [Evidence IEA];~go_function: GO:0005524 - ATP binding [Evidence IEA];~go_function: GO:0008094 - DNA-dependent ATPase activity [Evidence IEA];~go_process: GO:0006281 - DNA repair [Evidence IEA]); the encoded protein is MDLLSVLPDFPTKPYAHILPPLERSHISTVDLITLDILEVAKRARVPPADVRRLSAQIIRALHHDVGFKENRDPDADEPSSSLSVDVPVFPGPTTKLDLSQWSAISTLDPTLDALLDGGIPTGYVTEVTGESGSGKTQFLLTLLLAAQLPAPRGLGKCAIYISTEAPLSTPRLSQLIEFHPYLSTLSQAHKPSLENILSINAMDLEAQDHILNYQLPVAIKRYNVGLVIIDSITANYRAEHSSHNLSGLSTRSGELARLGQMLRNLAVDENVAVVVANQVSDRIEAAGRHPTLSRLNGGAISPIPSTQQQVLSSHHESEAATPLPRSRPLESRNVELTPHNPVLQPSPSSLPSSPFTTEDDPQQQQQFDGSYLIGNPVRNEILSLLHQQRFFTGWGDTLQPTISSLYPAFQQTAQKTPALGLVWSTQIACRIALKKESRFVDWEAILEDTFVSSEKELLPTAREQANELSESRVPTESEEHTRAHSPAVSAPPDETDAVDEKTNLSVPNIVRDDHATTGQSLPVSTQAVTRGVRRTMKLVFAPWTAGPVTEQGEIQHEAEFEIWKGGLRGCTEDFDTI